Part of the Brassica oleracea var. oleracea cultivar TO1000 chromosome C8, BOL, whole genome shotgun sequence genome is shown below.
GAAAACAGACACTTTTCAAAGTATTCTATTACATATAAATAATTTAAATAGAATTCAAGTTCTTTTTTTTTTGAACAACCAAATTATCATTGAAGAAACTAGTCTATAAAAACAGAGAGGAATTATTTTTTTTTGTATTAGAAAAGAATTACAACTTGAGGAGTCATGGTTAAGTGATAATTAATGAGGTTCTATATATGTAAAATAGTACATAAGTTCTTTTATATAGGAGAAAGATGCTTTCATGTGCAATATTCATCATGTTTCTTTAATGACAATGTTGACAACTAAAAAATGTAATTTTGAAATATATTTTGTTTTAAAAATATTAGTATAAAGCATTTGGTTCTACTATAAATAGATCTTCTCTTGATCAAAGCTCTTCACTCACCAAAGCATTAGATACATTTTACTTCTCTTCTTTTTCTCTTTATATCTGTCATCTTTAGCTTTGTCATATCGAAATGGCCACTGTTGAGGTATGATATTAAGTTATATGAATATATACTCAGATTCTAAATTTCTATATATAATTAATTTTCCATGTTGGTGTTAGTTAGATTTGATTTACTCTTTAATTACTAAGTGTGTACCTTTGCTTCCAGGTTGAACAAGTGATTGCTCCAGTAGCAGAGAACGTTGAGGTACCAGCAAATGCAGTGGAGGAGCCAGACGTAGAGACCAAACAACCCGAAGAAGTCGTCGCCACGACAGACTCTGCTGCTGCTCCAGCCGCCCTAAAAGAACAAGAAGCCGAAGCCGAAGCACCAGTCGTAGAAACGAGCAAAGAAGTGGTTGTGGAAGAGGCAGAGAAAAAAGATGAAGAAACAGAAGAGCCAAAGGTAGAAGAGAAAGAAGAGAAGACGGAAGCTCCGGTGGCTGTGGAGGAGGCAAAGATAGAAGAGAAGGAGGAGGTGACTGAAACTCCGGC
Proteins encoded:
- the LOC106308238 gene encoding major latex allergen Hev b 5-like → MATVEVEQVIAPVAENVEVPANAVEEPDVETKQPEEVVATTDSAAAPAALKEQEAEAEAPVVETSKEVVVEEAEKKDEETEEPKVEEKEEKTEAPVAVEEAKIEEKEEVTETPAVVEEKEKTEAEEVVAAGEVAAEKAEE